The proteins below come from a single Kitasatospora sp. NBC_00315 genomic window:
- a CDS encoding Tex family protein, with translation MSTAVEQAAQRAVERKIAEELGVREGQVKAAVDLLDAGSTVPFIARYRKEATGELDDAQLRALEERLRYLRELEERRSAILESVEAQGKLDDTLRAQILAADSKARLEDIYLPFKPKRRTKAQIAREAGLEPLADALLADPGLDPAATAAGYVNESVADGAAALDGARSILVERFAEDADLIGTLRDRMWTRGRLVATVRAGKEQEGAKFADYFDFAEPFTKLPSHRILAMLRGEKEEVLDLELSPEDGQEAADLPGQSDYEQRIAARFGVADHGRPGDKWLGDTVRWAWRTRILVRLGIDQRTRLRQEAEDEAVRVFAANLRDLLLAAPAGTRATMGLDPGFRTGVKVAVVDATGKVVAYDTIYPHQPANKWDASIATLAALAKKHDVDLIAIGNGTASRETDKLAEDLIKRHPELTLTKAMVSEAGASVYSASAYASQELPELNVSIRGAVSIARRLQDPLAELVKIDPKSIGVGQYQHDLSEVKLSRSLDAVVEDCVNAVGVDVNTASSPLLTRVSGITGTLADNIVAHRDANGPFRTRKALKDVARLGPKAFEQCAGFLRVPGGDDPLDASGVHPEAYPVVRRILAATGGDLPALIGNGPALRALRPGDFADDTFGVPTVTDILGELDKPGRDPRPAFRTATFKEGVDKIGDLEVGMVLEGVVTNVAAFGAFVDVGVHQDGLVHVSALSKTFVKDPREVVKPGDIVRVRVTTVDVPRKRIGLTLRLDDEVGASAASAGGGGRDRGGERGGERGGERGGDRGPRPPRQDRRGSGSGSGAGAGRTGGTGGAGAPAPAGNSAMADALRRAGLTGGSGSGSGSGSGSGSGSGQDRRSGRR, from the coding sequence GTGAGCACGGCAGTCGAACAGGCGGCCCAGCGGGCAGTAGAGCGCAAGATCGCCGAGGAGCTCGGCGTCCGCGAGGGGCAGGTGAAGGCGGCGGTCGACCTGCTCGACGCCGGCTCGACCGTGCCCTTCATCGCGCGGTACCGCAAGGAGGCGACCGGCGAGCTCGACGACGCCCAACTGCGCGCGCTGGAGGAGCGGCTGCGCTACCTGCGCGAGCTGGAGGAGCGCCGGAGCGCGATCCTGGAGTCGGTCGAGGCGCAGGGCAAGCTGGACGACACCCTGCGCGCGCAGATCCTCGCCGCGGACTCCAAGGCCCGGCTGGAGGACATCTACCTCCCGTTCAAGCCCAAGCGCCGGACCAAGGCGCAGATCGCCCGCGAGGCCGGTCTGGAGCCGCTCGCCGACGCGCTGCTGGCCGATCCGGGGCTCGACCCGGCGGCCACCGCGGCCGGTTACGTCAACGAGTCGGTCGCGGACGGTGCGGCCGCCCTCGACGGCGCCCGCTCGATCCTGGTCGAGCGCTTCGCCGAGGACGCCGACCTGATCGGCACCCTGCGCGACCGGATGTGGACGCGCGGCCGGCTGGTCGCCACCGTCCGCGCCGGCAAGGAGCAGGAAGGCGCCAAGTTCGCCGACTACTTCGACTTCGCCGAGCCGTTCACCAAACTCCCCTCGCACCGCATCCTGGCGATGCTGCGCGGCGAGAAGGAGGAGGTCCTCGACCTCGAACTCTCCCCCGAGGACGGCCAGGAGGCCGCCGACCTGCCCGGCCAGAGCGACTACGAGCAGCGGATCGCCGCCCGGTTCGGGGTCGCCGACCACGGCCGCCCCGGCGACAAGTGGCTCGGGGACACCGTCCGCTGGGCCTGGCGCACCCGCATCCTGGTCCGGCTCGGCATCGACCAGCGCACCCGGCTGCGCCAGGAGGCCGAGGACGAGGCCGTCCGGGTCTTCGCCGCCAACCTGCGCGACCTGCTGCTCGCCGCCCCGGCCGGGACCCGCGCCACCATGGGCCTGGACCCGGGCTTCCGCACCGGCGTGAAGGTCGCCGTCGTGGACGCCACCGGCAAGGTCGTCGCGTACGACACCATCTACCCGCACCAGCCCGCCAACAAGTGGGACGCCTCGATCGCCACCCTCGCCGCGCTGGCGAAGAAGCACGACGTCGACCTCATCGCGATCGGCAACGGTACCGCCTCCCGCGAGACCGACAAGCTGGCCGAGGACCTGATCAAGCGCCACCCGGAGCTGACGCTCACCAAGGCGATGGTCTCCGAGGCCGGTGCCTCGGTGTACTCCGCCTCCGCGTACGCCTCGCAGGAGCTGCCGGAGCTGAACGTCTCGATCCGGGGCGCCGTCTCGATCGCGCGCCGCCTTCAGGACCCGCTCGCCGAACTCGTCAAGATCGACCCCAAGTCGATCGGCGTCGGCCAGTACCAGCACGACCTCAGCGAGGTGAAGCTCTCGCGCTCGCTCGACGCCGTGGTCGAGGACTGCGTCAACGCGGTCGGTGTGGACGTCAACACCGCCTCGTCCCCGCTGCTCACCCGGGTCTCCGGGATCACGGGGACGCTCGCCGACAACATCGTCGCGCACCGCGACGCCAACGGGCCCTTCCGCACGCGCAAGGCGCTCAAGGACGTCGCCCGGCTCGGCCCCAAGGCCTTCGAGCAGTGCGCGGGCTTCCTGCGCGTCCCCGGCGGCGACGACCCGCTGGACGCCTCCGGCGTCCACCCCGAGGCGTACCCCGTGGTGCGCCGGATCCTCGCCGCCACCGGCGGCGACCTGCCCGCGCTGATCGGCAACGGCCCCGCGCTGCGGGCGCTGCGCCCCGGTGACTTCGCCGACGACACCTTCGGTGTCCCGACCGTCACCGACATCCTCGGCGAGCTCGACAAGCCCGGTCGTGACCCCCGCCCCGCGTTCAGGACGGCGACCTTCAAGGAGGGCGTCGACAAGATCGGCGACCTGGAGGTCGGCATGGTGCTGGAGGGCGTCGTGACCAATGTCGCCGCCTTCGGCGCCTTCGTCGACGTGGGCGTGCACCAGGACGGTCTGGTGCACGTCTCCGCCCTGTCGAAGACCTTCGTCAAGGACCCGCGCGAGGTGGTCAAGCCCGGCGACATCGTCCGGGTACGGGTCACCACGGTGGACGTGCCGCGCAAGCGGATCGGGCTCACGCTGCGGCTCGACGACGAGGTGGGCGCGTCCGCCGCCTCGGCCGGTGGCGGCGGCCGCGATCGGGGTGGTGAGCGCGGTGGTGAACGGGGTGGTGAGCGCGGTGGCGACCGTGGGCCGCGACCGCCGCGCCAGGACCGTCGGGGCTCCGGCTCCGGCTCCGGTGCCGGTGCCGGGCGTACGGGTGGCACCGGTGGTGCGGGTGCCCCGGCCCCCGCGGGCAACAGTGCCATGGCGGACGCGCTGCGCCGGGCTGGTCTGACCGGCGGCTCGGGCTCGGGATCCGGCTCCGGCTCGGGATCCGGCTCGGGCTCCGGGCAGGACCGGCGGTCCGGCCGCCGCTGA
- a CDS encoding NUDIX hydrolase gives MTDTTETATELTDPASRFPLLHAPQHWAWGGYDAQFSTALPPDELITNIHVVGFSDDRVVLCRDARGHWFLPGGTREAGESVESCLARELREEAGARLTGAPVWIGAHRCVTEDPVPYRPWQPHPEKAWLWGWAEVDVDSAPTNPADGEEVVEVRAVDPQEAGRLLVHAREGWWGELVQLAVESHARR, from the coding sequence ATGACGGATACCACGGAAACCGCGACGGAACTCACCGACCCGGCCTCCCGGTTCCCGCTGCTGCATGCCCCGCAGCACTGGGCCTGGGGTGGCTACGACGCCCAGTTCTCGACGGCCCTGCCGCCGGACGAACTGATCACCAACATCCATGTGGTCGGGTTCTCGGACGACCGGGTGGTGCTCTGCCGCGACGCCCGCGGCCACTGGTTCCTTCCGGGGGGCACCCGAGAGGCCGGTGAGAGCGTCGAATCGTGCCTGGCACGGGAGTTGCGCGAGGAGGCGGGTGCCCGGCTGACCGGAGCACCGGTCTGGATCGGCGCGCACAGATGTGTGACCGAGGACCCGGTGCCCTACCGTCCCTGGCAGCCGCACCCCGAGAAGGCGTGGCTCTGGGGCTGGGCCGAGGTGGACGTCGACTCCGCGCCGACCAACCCGGCGGACGGCGAGGAGGTCGTCGAGGTCCGCGCGGTCGATCCGCAGGAGGCGGGACGGCTGCTGGTGCACGCGCGCGAAGGGTGGTGGGGCGAACTCGTCCAGCTCGCGGTGGAGTCGCACGCCCGCCGCTGA
- a CDS encoding NAD-dependent epimerase/dehydratase family protein — translation MRLLVLGGTEFVGRAVTEDALARGWDVTVFHRGRHEPPEGVTALRGDRTAEGGLAALGAGEWDVVVDTWRAAPVAVRDAARLLADRAGHYAYVSSRSVYADPVPAGAGEDHPVVEGSPDDDGPVDYARAKRGGELAAQEAFGERALLARAGLVIGPGENVGRLPWWLDRIARGGPVLAPGPRELPLQYIDARDLAAWILDASAGGLGGAYNVVGRPGLTTMGELLEICARVTGSDAELRWQDPRRIVDAGIEPWTDLPLWLPPGELHDSLHQGDVTRAFGAGLRVRPARETVADTWAWLCDRREHGHAEGAPIREDLDRCGLDPATEAAFLRGVPAG, via the coding sequence ATGAGACTACTGGTGCTGGGCGGAACGGAGTTCGTGGGCCGGGCGGTCACCGAGGACGCGCTCGCGCGCGGGTGGGACGTCACGGTCTTCCACCGCGGTCGGCACGAGCCGCCCGAGGGCGTGACCGCGTTGCGCGGCGACCGGACGGCCGAGGGCGGGCTGGCCGCGCTCGGCGCGGGTGAGTGGGACGTGGTGGTGGACACCTGGCGGGCCGCGCCCGTGGCCGTCCGGGACGCCGCCCGCCTGCTCGCCGACCGCGCCGGGCACTACGCGTACGTCTCCAGCCGGTCGGTGTACGCCGACCCCGTGCCGGCCGGCGCCGGGGAGGACCACCCGGTGGTCGAGGGCTCACCGGACGACGACGGGCCGGTGGACTACGCGCGTGCCAAGCGCGGCGGGGAGCTCGCCGCGCAGGAGGCGTTCGGGGAGCGTGCGCTGCTGGCCCGGGCCGGGCTGGTGATCGGCCCCGGTGAGAACGTCGGGCGGTTGCCGTGGTGGCTGGACCGGATCGCCCGGGGAGGTCCGGTGCTGGCACCCGGCCCGCGTGAGCTGCCGCTGCAGTACATCGACGCCCGTGACCTCGCGGCCTGGATCCTGGACGCCTCGGCGGGTGGCCTCGGCGGCGCGTACAACGTGGTCGGCCGCCCGGGTCTGACCACCATGGGGGAGCTGCTGGAGATCTGTGCCCGGGTCACCGGTTCGGACGCCGAGCTGCGCTGGCAGGATCCCCGGCGGATCGTCGACGCCGGCATCGAGCCGTGGACCGACCTGCCGCTCTGGCTGCCGCCGGGGGAGCTGCACGACAGCCTGCACCAGGGCGACGTGACCAGGGCGTTCGGCGCGGGTCTGCGGGTCCGCCCCGCCCGGGAGACCGTCGCCGACACCTGGGCCTGGCTCTGCGACCGGCGCGAGCACGGGCATGCCGAGGGCGCGCCGATCCGGGAGGACCTCGACCGGTGCGGGCTTGACCCGGCGACCGAGGCCGCCTTCCTGCGGGGCGTTCCGGCCGGGTGA
- a CDS encoding LysE family translocator, whose product MVSAAATAGIAAVAFGMVLTPGPNMIYLVSRSVSQGRRAGLISLAGVGVGFLTYLVAATAGIATVFELVPEIYVAIKLAGAGYLLWLAWKAVRPGGESAFAPRELKADPPARLFAMGLLTCLLNPKIAILYVSLLPQFVDPARGHVGVQSMLLGLTQILVGLSMNAVFVLTAGSVSRFFAGRPLWTRMHRYLMGTALTAFAVRIAADRSQAALAAP is encoded by the coding sequence GTGGTGAGTGCGGCGGCGACGGCCGGGATCGCGGCGGTCGCGTTCGGCATGGTGCTGACACCGGGGCCGAACATGATCTACCTGGTGTCCCGGTCGGTGTCCCAGGGCCGCCGGGCCGGGCTCATCTCGCTGGCCGGTGTGGGCGTGGGCTTCCTGACCTACCTGGTCGCGGCCACCGCCGGGATCGCCACGGTGTTCGAGCTCGTCCCCGAGATCTATGTGGCGATCAAGCTGGCCGGCGCCGGCTACCTGCTCTGGCTGGCCTGGAAGGCCGTCCGGCCCGGCGGCGAATCGGCCTTCGCGCCGAGGGAGTTGAAGGCCGATCCACCGGCCAGGCTGTTCGCGATGGGGCTGCTCACCTGCCTGCTGAACCCGAAGATCGCGATCCTGTACGTCTCCCTGCTGCCGCAGTTCGTCGATCCGGCGCGCGGCCACGTCGGCGTGCAGAGCATGCTGCTCGGCCTGACCCAGATCCTGGTCGGGCTGTCCATGAACGCCGTCTTCGTGCTGACGGCCGGTTCGGTGTCGCGGTTCTTCGCCGGCCGTCCGCTCTGGACCAGGATGCACCGCTACCTGATGGGGACGGCTCTGACGGCCTTCGCCGTGCGGATCGCGGCGGACCGTTCGCAGGCGGCGCTCGCGGCTCCCTGA
- a CDS encoding carbohydrate binding domain-containing protein — protein sequence MPRAHHRGTTPRTTGLLAVGAAAVLTVGTLATLTVNASAADTNLLANAGFESGSLGAWSCSAGTGSVVSSPVHAGSYALRGAAGNNDTAQCGQTVAVKPNTAYSLSAWVQGAYVYLGVTGSGVTDPATWTAGGAAWQQLSTGFTTGAATTSVTVYLHGWYGQGAYGADDVVLGGPGGTPTTPPPTSPSPSPSGSTPAPSGTPTAPPPSVAVPAAPYVDMGAWPTPSLPAMATAGNLRSFTMGFVTGVGCKASWFNAYDPRTGWARDQVDALRAAGGDVKVSFGGAGGTELAAACTTVDSLFTEYDAVVRAYNLRYVDFDIEGAAIADTASNNRRAAALARLQAAHPGLKVSFTLPVLPEGLTADGVAVVRSARDAGVDVNLVNVMAMDYYRTGADYGDAAVQAAQSTYTQLKSLYPAKSDAQLWAAVGVTPMIGENDDHQIYDQADARQLVAFAKQHHLGVLAFWDATRDANACTGALYKCTNIAQQPYEFSKIVAQYTG from the coding sequence ATGCCACGCGCACACCACCGCGGGACGACTCCCCGCACCACCGGGCTCCTCGCCGTCGGCGCCGCCGCCGTCCTCACCGTCGGCACGCTCGCCACCCTGACCGTGAACGCGAGCGCCGCCGACACCAACCTGCTCGCCAACGCGGGCTTCGAGAGCGGCTCACTCGGCGCCTGGAGCTGCTCGGCCGGCACCGGATCGGTCGTCAGCAGCCCGGTCCACGCCGGTTCCTACGCGCTCAGGGGCGCGGCGGGAAACAACGACACCGCGCAGTGCGGCCAGACCGTCGCCGTGAAGCCCAACACCGCGTACTCGCTCAGTGCCTGGGTGCAGGGCGCCTACGTCTATCTGGGAGTGACGGGCAGCGGGGTGACCGACCCGGCGACCTGGACGGCCGGTGGCGCCGCCTGGCAGCAGCTGTCGACAGGTTTCACCACCGGCGCGGCCACCACCAGCGTCACCGTCTACCTGCACGGCTGGTACGGGCAGGGCGCGTACGGCGCGGACGACGTGGTGCTCGGGGGGCCCGGCGGTACGCCGACCACCCCGCCGCCCACCTCGCCCTCCCCCTCGCCCTCCGGCTCGACGCCCGCGCCGAGCGGCACGCCCACCGCGCCGCCGCCCAGCGTGGCCGTGCCGGCCGCTCCGTACGTCGACATGGGCGCGTGGCCGACCCCTTCGCTGCCCGCGATGGCGACGGCCGGCAATCTCCGCTCCTTCACCATGGGGTTCGTGACCGGCGTCGGCTGCAAGGCCAGCTGGTTCAACGCCTACGACCCGCGCACGGGTTGGGCCAGGGACCAGGTCGACGCGCTGCGCGCGGCCGGCGGCGACGTCAAGGTGTCGTTCGGCGGCGCCGGCGGCACCGAACTCGCCGCCGCCTGCACCACGGTGGACTCGCTGTTCACCGAGTACGACGCCGTCGTCCGCGCGTACAACCTGCGGTACGTCGACTTCGACATCGAGGGCGCGGCCATCGCCGACACCGCCTCCAACAACCGCCGCGCCGCCGCACTCGCCAGGCTCCAGGCGGCGCACCCGGGGCTGAAGGTCTCCTTCACGCTGCCCGTGCTGCCGGAGGGCCTGACCGCCGACGGCGTCGCCGTGGTCCGGTCGGCCCGGGACGCCGGCGTCGACGTCAACCTGGTCAACGTGATGGCGATGGACTACTACCGCACCGGAGCCGACTACGGCGACGCGGCGGTACAGGCCGCCCAGAGCACCTACACCCAGCTCAAGTCGCTCTACCCGGCGAAGTCCGACGCCCAGCTCTGGGCTGCCGTCGGGGTCACGCCGATGATCGGCGAGAACGACGACCACCAGATCTACGACCAGGCGGACGCCCGACAGCTGGTCGCCTTCGCGAAGCAGCACCACCTCGGTGTCCTGGCCTTCTGGGACGCCACCCGGGACGCCAACGCCTGCACCGGGGCGCTGTACAAGTGCACCAACATCGCGCAGCAGCCCTACGAGTTCTCGAAGATCGTCGCGCAGTACACCGGCTGA
- a CDS encoding DoxX family protein → MHIAHLTVAIAVIAYCAFSAVLDFARYQPILVNMTRAGVPHTWLPVLGALKGAGAVGLLAGLIGVPVVGTAAATGIVLFFVGAILTHLRPAGDDAYGLALGFLLPAVAVLALGLAD, encoded by the coding sequence GTGCACATCGCCCATCTGACCGTCGCCATCGCGGTCATCGCCTACTGCGCCTTCTCGGCGGTCCTCGACTTCGCCCGCTACCAGCCGATCCTGGTCAACATGACCAGGGCCGGTGTCCCGCACACGTGGCTGCCCGTGCTCGGCGCCCTCAAGGGCGCCGGCGCGGTCGGTCTGCTGGCCGGGCTGATCGGCGTGCCGGTGGTCGGCACGGCCGCCGCCACCGGCATCGTGCTCTTCTTCGTCGGCGCGATCCTCACCCACCTGCGACCGGCCGGGGACGACGCGTACGGCCTGGCTCTCGGGTTCCTCCTCCCGGCGGTGGCGGTGCTGGCCCTGGGGCTGGCTGACTGA
- a CDS encoding NAD(P)-dependent oxidoreductase, translating into MKITVLAATGGIGQQILEQAVAAGHDVTAVVRNPARLTRPVRSVTADLANPDPAVLGAAVEGADAVLSGLGARSNAEAGVAWRGTLAVTGAMAAAGVRRIVVVSAAPIGTVPSPARPTPPRHDPGDGFFMRHLGAPLTRVFLRPHYADLARMEDTLHASGLDWTIVRPPKLTDKELTADYRTAFDQNVRGGFSVSRADVAHCMLAALERPETVHHTLGMAD; encoded by the coding sequence ATGAAGATCACCGTCCTCGCGGCCACCGGCGGCATCGGACAGCAGATCCTCGAACAGGCCGTCGCCGCCGGCCACGACGTGACCGCCGTCGTCCGCAACCCGGCCCGGCTGACCCGGCCGGTGCGCAGCGTCACGGCCGACCTCGCGAATCCCGACCCCGCCGTCCTCGGCGCCGCCGTCGAGGGTGCCGACGCCGTCCTGTCCGGCCTGGGCGCGCGCTCCAACGCCGAGGCGGGGGTGGCCTGGCGGGGCACGCTCGCGGTCACCGGTGCGATGGCGGCGGCCGGCGTGCGGCGGATCGTCGTGGTGAGCGCCGCCCCGATCGGCACCGTCCCCTCACCGGCCCGCCCCACGCCGCCCCGGCACGATCCGGGTGACGGCTTCTTCATGCGGCACCTGGGCGCCCCGCTCACCCGGGTCTTCCTGCGCCCGCACTACGCCGACCTCGCCCGGATGGAGGACACCCTCCACGCCAGCGGGCTGGACTGGACGATCGTCCGGCCGCCCAAGCTCACCGACAAGGAGCTCACCGCGGACTACCGGACGGCGTTCGACCAGAACGTGCGGGGCGGCTTCTCCGTCTCGCGCGCCGACGTGGCCCACTGCATGCTCGCCGCGCTGGAGCGGCCCGAGACCGTCCACCACACCCTCGGCATGGCCGACTGA
- a CDS encoding NAD(P)H-binding protein → MILLTGATGAVGRLLADSLLGRGAAVRAVTRAPATAALPAGVRVVEGDAALRPDLLGDALAGVDAIFLHPRVAGDRAAELLALARERGVRRVVALAAMNIDDPLDEQPSRAAGDRNRECEEVAVASGLEWTSLRPSSFAGNTARAWGGQLRAGDVVRYPFGAFQESLVDERDIAEVAAHALLGKLPSGRRLELTGPRSLSHRETVAVLGGVLGRELRFEEIPAGAAADAMIRAGMPAPFVQALMARYARHLDRPQHPATGVVQEILGRPARGYDAWAADHADAFGG, encoded by the coding sequence GTGATACTCCTCACCGGAGCCACCGGCGCCGTCGGCCGCCTGCTCGCCGACTCCCTCCTCGGCCGGGGCGCCGCCGTGCGCGCCGTCACCCGCGCGCCCGCGACCGCCGCCCTGCCCGCCGGAGTGCGGGTGGTCGAGGGCGACGCCGCCCTGCGGCCCGACCTGCTCGGCGACGCCCTGGCCGGCGTCGACGCGATCTTCCTGCACCCGCGTGTGGCCGGCGACCGGGCCGCCGAACTGCTGGCCCTGGCCCGGGAACGGGGCGTGCGCCGCGTGGTGGCGCTCGCCGCGATGAACATCGACGACCCGCTCGACGAGCAGCCCTCCCGCGCGGCCGGCGACCGGAACAGGGAGTGCGAGGAGGTGGCGGTGGCGAGCGGCCTGGAGTGGACCAGCCTGCGGCCCAGCTCCTTCGCCGGCAACACCGCCCGTGCCTGGGGCGGACAGCTCCGCGCCGGGGACGTCGTCCGCTACCCGTTCGGGGCGTTCCAGGAGTCGCTGGTCGACGAGCGCGACATCGCCGAGGTGGCCGCCCACGCGCTGCTCGGAAAGCTGCCCTCCGGCCGCCGCCTGGAGCTGACCGGCCCGCGGTCGCTCTCCCACCGGGAGACGGTCGCCGTGCTCGGTGGCGTGCTCGGCCGGGAGCTGCGGTTCGAGGAGATCCCGGCCGGGGCCGCCGCCGACGCCATGATCCGTGCGGGCATGCCCGCACCGTTCGTCCAGGCCCTGATGGCCAGGTACGCCCGCCATCTCGACCGCCCGCAGCACCCCGCCACCGGCGTCGTGCAGGAGATCCTCGGCCGCCCGGCGCGCGGCTACGACGCCTGGGCCGCCGACCACGCCGACGCCTTCGGCGGCTGA
- a CDS encoding sigma factor-like helix-turn-helix DNA-binding protein yields the protein MSDTSPPGRAREAAGAAGADDPAEIATQVFVDHRELLFSMVYNMLGTVADTEDVLQETWLAWAARTGSPHAEPVEIPRAYLVRIAVNKALARQAAVSRLRETYVGPWLPEPLATGLVAGPGGAGPGGEGPGGDGAEVVERAESVSMALMVVLESLTSLERAVFVLHEVFGYAHTETAGILGRSPAAVRQLAHRAREHVQARRPRYRADPRVQQQVTERFAAAVHGGDLEALLRLLAPDVTLWADGGGKAPAAGLGPVHGRERIGRLLAVRGSRISGHLDIRYRQVNGGPSAVLFHQGSPFAVLVVDLEPDTSLVRDIYFVTNPDKLSHLD from the coding sequence ATGTCCGACACCTCACCACCCGGCCGCGCACGGGAGGCCGCCGGCGCCGCCGGCGCGGACGACCCCGCGGAGATCGCGACCCAGGTCTTCGTCGACCACCGCGAGCTGCTGTTCTCCATGGTCTACAACATGCTCGGCACCGTGGCCGACACCGAGGACGTCCTCCAGGAGACCTGGCTCGCCTGGGCCGCCCGCACCGGCTCCCCGCACGCGGAACCCGTCGAAATCCCGCGCGCCTACCTGGTCCGGATCGCCGTCAACAAGGCCCTGGCCCGGCAGGCCGCCGTCAGCCGGCTGCGCGAGACGTACGTCGGCCCCTGGCTGCCCGAGCCGCTCGCCACCGGCCTGGTCGCCGGGCCGGGGGGCGCCGGACCGGGCGGGGAAGGGCCGGGCGGGGACGGCGCGGAGGTGGTCGAGCGCGCCGAGTCGGTGTCGATGGCACTGATGGTCGTCCTGGAGTCGCTCACCTCGCTGGAGCGCGCGGTGTTCGTGCTGCACGAGGTGTTCGGCTACGCCCACACCGAGACCGCCGGGATCCTGGGCCGCAGCCCCGCCGCCGTACGGCAGCTGGCCCACCGCGCACGCGAGCACGTCCAGGCCCGCCGCCCGCGCTACCGGGCCGATCCCCGGGTGCAGCAGCAGGTCACCGAGCGGTTCGCCGCCGCCGTCCACGGCGGCGACCTGGAGGCGCTGCTGCGGCTGCTCGCGCCGGACGTGACGCTCTGGGCCGACGGCGGCGGCAAGGCCCCGGCCGCCGGTCTCGGACCGGTACACGGGCGGGAGCGGATCGGCCGGCTGCTGGCCGTCCGGGGCAGCCGGATCTCCGGCCACCTGGACATCCGCTACCGGCAGGTCAACGGCGGCCCGTCCGCGGTGCTGTTCCACCAGGGCTCGCCGTTCGCCGTCCTGGTCGTCGACCTGGAGCCGGACACCTCACTGGTCCGCGACATCTACTTCGTGACCAACCCCGACAAGCTCTCCCACCTCGACTGA